The Pseudarthrobacter sulfonivorans genome includes a window with the following:
- a CDS encoding DUF6457 domain-containing protein, whose product MKSQEETLEEWCRSLLQAYELEDVQIDVNTILSLAGVAAHSVVRPAAPLTTFIAGFAAGLAAGAGQATNAAAMTAAMDRARTLAADYDSESAGTPVE is encoded by the coding sequence GTGAAGAGCCAGGAAGAGACGCTGGAAGAATGGTGCAGGTCCTTGCTCCAGGCGTATGAACTGGAGGACGTCCAGATCGACGTCAACACAATCCTGTCGCTGGCCGGCGTGGCAGCCCACTCAGTGGTCCGCCCCGCCGCCCCGCTCACCACCTTTATTGCCGGCTTCGCCGCCGGCCTGGCTGCCGGAGCAGGGCAGGCCACCAACGCCGCCGCCATGACCGCTGCCATGGACCGTGCCCGCACCCTGGCTGCTGACTATGACTCGGAATCCGCCGGGACCCCCGTCGAATGA